The Setaria italica strain Yugu1 chromosome IX, Setaria_italica_v2.0, whole genome shotgun sequence genome has a window encoding:
- the LOC101757043 gene encoding LOB domain-containing protein 16, producing the protein MTGFGSPCGACKFLRRKCVRGCVFAPYFCHEQGAAHFAAIHKVFGASNVSKLLAHLPLADRPEAAVTISYEAQARLRDPIYGCVAHIFALQQQVMTLQAQLASLKAQAAQGQGVHDDAKGGYMGSAAEQLGYGYPWCNGNGGAGAAGGPSAQPSAYSNGGHESLTALLGSDCYMQQSLYHAFEQSGADDDDGRQAAAFEAAADSSSFGAEESGWRSSSGYQDCEDLQSVAYAYLNHRS; encoded by the exons ATGACGGGGTTCGGGTCGCCGTGCGGGGCGTGCAAGTTCCTGCGGCGCAAGTGCGTGCGCGGGTGCGTCTTCGCGCCCTACTTCTGCCACGAGCAGGGCGCGGCGCACTTCGCCGCCATCCACAAGGTGTTCGGCGCCAGCAACGTGTCCAAGCTCCTCGCGCACCTGCCCCTCGCCGACCGCCCCGAGGCCGCCGTCACCATCTCCTACGAGGCGCAGGCGCGGCTGCGCGACCCCATCTACGGCTGCGTCGCCCACATCTTCGCGCTCCAGCAGCAG GTGATGACGCTGCAGGCGCAGCTGGCTTCGCTCAAGGCACAGGCGGCGCAGGGGCAGGGCGTGCACGACGACGCCAAGGGCGGCTACATGGGCAGCGCGGCGGAGCAGCTAGGGTACGGCTACCCCTGGTGCAACGGCAATGgaggcgcgggcgccgccggcgggccgtCCGCGCAGCCGAGCGCGTACAGCAATGGCGGCCACGAGTCCCTGACCGCGCTGCTGGGCTCGGACTGCTACATGCAACAGTCGCTGTACCACGCGTTCGAGCAGTCCggcgcggacgacgacgacggccggcaGGCGGCCGCCTTCGAGGCCGCGGCGGACTCCTCGTCGTTCGGGGCGGAGGAGAGCGGGTGGAGGTCGTCGTCGGGGTACCAAGACTGCGAGGACCTGCAGAGCGTGGCTTACGCTTACCTGAACCATCGCTCGTAA